AGAGATCAAAACTGACTCAGGAAAGATGCTCATTGTGGAGCTCTTGATTGACGTTGGTGATGCAATGGGGGCAAATATCACAAACTCAATGTGTGAAGCTGTGGCCCCAAAGATTGAAGAAATTACTGGAGGCAGAACACTACTTCGAATTCTTTCTAATTATTCTACACGAAGATTGGTAAAGGCAAGTGCTGTATTTGATAAAGATGAAGTTGGTGGCGAAGAAGTTGTTGATAATATCATTCTTGCATATCAGTTTGCTGCATTTGATGTGTATAGAGCAGTTACTCATAACAAGGGAATAATGAATGGAATCATATCTGTGGCAAATGCCACAGGACAAGACAGTAGAGCAATTGAGGCAGCAGCTAATGCATATGCCGCACGTGATGGAAAATATCGTTCCTTGACTGTTTGGTCAAAAGATGATAAAGGAAATCTTGTAGGTGAATTAGAAATCCCGCTTTCTGTCGGAATAGTTGGTGGAATAATTAGCGTGCATCCTATTGCAAAAATTTGCACAAAGATTCTTCGAGTAAACTCTGCCAAAGAATTAGCTGGAGTCATAGTATCTACTGGATTGGCACAAAATTTCAGTGCAATAAGGGCTCTTGCTACAGATGGGATACAAAAAGGCCACATGAAGCTTCATGCTAGAAACCTTGCTGCAGCAGCTGGAGCTAATTCCCAACAAATTGATAAAATTGTTCAAATGATGATTAAAGAAAATAATATCTCACTTAATAGAGCAAAAGAATTACTTGAGCAAATTTAAACATGATATTATATAGCAGAGTGGTAAGAGAGTCAAAATGTCAGTAAAATTTGCCATTCCAAAAGGAAGCTTAGAGGAAGCAACCTTTGCATTATTGCAAAGATCTTGGACTAAAGTAAATCGAAAAAATCGTACCTATAGGGTATACCTTGATGATCCAAAGATTACTGTGAAGATGCTTCGCCCTCAAGAAATTCCAACAATGGTTTCTGAAGGACTCTATGATGTAGGAATCACTGGTAAAGACTGGGTAGGGGAAACCAAAGCAGATGTAGAGCAAATTTTAGATTTAGAGTATGGAAGAATTAAGCTTGTAATTGCATTTCCAGATAATTACAAATACAAAAATCTTGATTCAATGATTGCTGATTATGCAAAAAAGAAAAAGATTCTAAGAATTTCATCAGAGTATCTTATGACTGCGTCAAAATTTATCAAAGAATGTAAATCATACAAGAAATTCTTTGGAAATAAGGATCCCTTAATTGTTACACCATGGGTCCGATTAGGAACAAACAAAAATGTTCAAATTCATTTATCATTTGGTGCAACAGAAGCAAAACCACCTGAAGATGTTGATGCAATAATGGATGTCACTGAAACCGGAACCACTCTAACACAGAATAATCTTAAGATTGTAGATCAAGTTCTAGAATCAACAGCACACTTGATTGTAAACAAACAATCACTAAAGGATCCAAAAAAACGTGAAAAGATATTTGATATTGTTACATTGTTGAGAGGAGCAGTACATGGCAAGAAATATTTGCATATCTATCTTAATGTAGAAGAGAAGAATCTAGACAAACTACTAAAGGAGATACCTGCCTTAAAGAGGCCAACAATTAGTCCACTTAGTGATGAAGGTTGGTTCGGAGTAAACACTATAATTCTAAAGTCAGAATATCACAAGTTAATTCCAAAACTACGTAAGATTGCACAGGG
This is a stretch of genomic DNA from Thermoproteota archaeon. It encodes these proteins:
- a CDS encoding hydroxymethylglutaryl-CoA reductase, degradative, producing the protein MPDSSISKFFEKDHKERLDIVGKFANLSNDDLNILEKATGGITFENADKMVENAIGTFSLPLGVATNFLIDGKDYLVPMVIEEPSVIAAASKGAKIARIHGGFKIKADESFSIGQIQVLDANIADVESKIKNSQEEILKIANAKSNTLSKIGKGAKQISCKEIKTDSGKMLIVELLIDVGDAMGANITNSMCEAVAPKIEEITGGRTLLRILSNYSTRRLVKASAVFDKDEVGGEEVVDNIILAYQFAAFDVYRAVTHNKGIMNGIISVANATGQDSRAIEAAANAYAARDGKYRSLTVWSKDDKGNLVGELEIPLSVGIVGGIISVHPIAKICTKILRVNSAKELAGVIVSTGLAQNFSAIRALATDGIQKGHMKLHARNLAAAAGANSQQIDKIVQMMIKENNISLNRAKELLEQI
- the hisG gene encoding ATP phosphoribosyltransferase; translation: MSVKFAIPKGSLEEATFALLQRSWTKVNRKNRTYRVYLDDPKITVKMLRPQEIPTMVSEGLYDVGITGKDWVGETKADVEQILDLEYGRIKLVIAFPDNYKYKNLDSMIADYAKKKKILRISSEYLMTASKFIKECKSYKKFFGNKDPLIVTPWVRLGTNKNVQIHLSFGATEAKPPEDVDAIMDVTETGTTLTQNNLKIVDQVLESTAHLIVNKQSLKDPKKREKIFDIVTLLRGAVHGKKYLHIYLNVEEKNLDKLLKEIPALKRPTISPLSDEGWFGVNTIILKSEYHKLIPKLRKIAQGLVVHEPRQILELEEIKRDEEN